One region of Motacilla alba alba isolate MOTALB_02 chromosome 24, Motacilla_alba_V1.0_pri, whole genome shotgun sequence genomic DNA includes:
- the ST14 gene encoding suppressor of tumorigenicity 14 protein isoform X3 produces MTLREGANHILEEHQFQGSPSFQTSALLSRCCSGYTETPRGGGGDSFYLDKLVAAGANRSFAGDCCHCMRDMNNLDEGVEFLPAMNSKKMEKRGPRRQVVVTVLIIVFLLVSLTTGLLFWHFKYRNTPVQKVFNGHLRVLNWEFLDAYENSSSPEFSMLAKKVKSTVEEIYKNHADIGPYHKETVITAFSEGSVIAYYWSEFLVPKYREESLDRAMADKQSLVQRWNPRLRNPMLKVESVIAFPVDPSIAHSARDNSCMFSLHAKEGEVTSFTTPGFPNSPYPNNALCYWALRADASSSISLTFKTLELEPCRDDSDYIKVYDSLSPVEPHALVRLCGNYAPSYNLTFLSSQNVMLVTLVTNKEGRFPGFKAEFFQLPKMKACGETLKGESGTFTTPYYPAHYPPDMDCVWNIEVPSIKNVKVRFNMFFVLEPGIPVSSCTKDYVQINGTRYCGERSQFVVASTTNKIELRFHSDQSYTDTGFSAEFLSYDSSDPCPGKFTCNTGRCIDRSMRCDGWLDCVDGSDERSCTCTEQQFKCQNGWCKPRFWVCDNVNDCGDNSDELQCSCSADSFKCNNGKCVPSTQKCDGKDDCEDGSDEGSCSTGQTTVPCKEYTYKCRSGHCISKQNPECDGEQDCEDHSDEDNCNCGLRSYVRKSRIVGGQNSDVGEWPWQVSLHVKGQGHICGASLVSANWLVSAAHCFLPLQGIRYSDPSLWTAYLGLTDQGDRSGPNVQTRKIKSIISHPFFNDYTYDYDIAVLELQSPVTFTAVVQPICLPDATHNFPVGKDLWVTGWGATAEGGTGASILQKAEIRLINQTVCNQLLTDQLTPRMMCVGILTGGVDACQGDSGGPLVSVEPSSRMFLAGVVSWGDGCAQRNKPGVYSRLTSLRDWIQEHTGL; encoded by the exons ATTTCAGGGCTCGCCTTCCTTCCAAACCTCGGCTCTGCTCTCAAGATGCTGTTCTGGCTACACTGAGACACCGCGAGGAGGAGGCGGTGATAGCTTTTATTTGGATAAACTGGTTGCAGCGGGAGCAAACAGAAGCTTTGCGGGTGACTGCTGCCATTGCATGCGG gaCATGAACAACCTGGACGAAGGGGTGGAGTTCCTCCCTGCCATGAACTCCAAGAAGATGGAGAAACGCGGCCCAAGGCGGCAGGTGGTCGTTACTGTCCTGAtcattgtttttctgcttgtctCCCTCACCACTGGCCTCCTGTTTTGGCACTTCAAAT ATAGGAACACACCTGTCCAGAAGGTTTTCAATGGTCACTTGCGGGTTctgaactgggaattcctggatgCCTATGAGAACTCCAGCTCTCCAGAGTTCAGTATGCTGGCCAAGAAGGTGAAGAGCACG GTGGAGGAGATCTACAAGAATCATGCTGATATTGGTCCTTACCACAAAGAGACAGTAATCACTGCCTTCAG TGAAGGCAGTGTCATTGCCTACTACTGGTCAGAATTCCTTGTGCCCAAATATCGGGAAGAGAGCCTGGACAGGGCAATGGCTGACAAGCAGAGTCTGGTGCAGAGGTGGAACCCCCGCCTGAGAAACCCCATGCTGAAGGTGGAGTCAGTCATTGCTTTCC ctgtggaCCCCAGCATAGCTCACTCTGCCCGGGACA ACAGCTGCATGTTCTCCCTTCATGCCAAGGAAGGGGAGGTCACCAGTTTCACCACGCCGGGCTTCCCCAACAGCCCATACCCCAACAATGCCCTCTGCTACTGGGCATTGAGGGCAGATGCCAGTTCCAGCATCAGTCTCACCTTTAAGACCTTGGAGCTGGAGCCATGCAGAGATGACAGTGACTACATCAAGGTGTACGACTCTCTGAGCCCTGTGGAGCCCCACGCCTTGGTTAG GCTTTGTGGGAATTATGCCCCATCCTATAACCTGACCTTCCTGTCCTCCCAGAACGTCATGCTAGTCACATTGGTTACCAACAAGGAGGGGCGATTCCCTGGCTTTAAGGCTGAGTTCTTCCAGCTCCCAAAGATGAAAG CCTGCGGTGAGACCCTGAAGGGAGAGAGTGGCACCTTCACAACTCCCTATTACCCAGCACACTACCCCCCAGACATGGACTGTGTCTGGAACATTGAG GTTCCCTCTATAAAGAATGTGAAGGTGCGTTTCAACATGTTCTTTGTGCTGGAGCCTGGGATCCCAGTCAGCTCCTGCACCAAAGACTATGTGCAGATCAACGGCACAAG gtACTGTGGGGAGCGCTCCCAGTTTGTGGTGGCCAGTACCACCAACAAAATCGAGCTCCGGTTCCACTCAGACCAATCCTACACAGACACAGGCTTCTCTGCGGAGTTCCTGTCCTATGACTCCAGTGACC cctgccctggcaAGTTCACTTGCAATACTGGCCGCTGCATCGACAGGAGCATGCGCTGCGATGGGTGGCTGGACTGCGTGGACGGCAGTGATGAGAGGTCTTGTA cctgTACCGAGCAGCAGTTCAAGTGCCAGAACGGCTGGTGCAAGCCCAGGTTCTGGGTCTGTGACAACGTGAACGACTGCGGTGACAACAGCGATGAGCTACAGTGCA gctgttCAGCTGACAGCTTCAAGTGCAACAATGGGAAGTgtgtccccagcacacagaaatgtGATGGCAAGGATGACTGTGAGGACGGGAGTGAtgaaggcagctgcagcacag gccAGACCACAGTCCCCTGCAAGGAGTACACATACAAGTGCCGCAGTGGACACTGCATCAGCAAACAGAACCCTGAGTGTGATGGGGAGCAGGACTGTGAGGACCACTCTGATGAGGACAACTGCA ACTGTGGGCTCCGGTCCTACGTCAGGAAGTCGCGGATTGTTGGTGGGCAGAACTCAGACGTGGGAGAGTGGCCATGGCAGGTCAGCCTGCACGTCAAGGGCCAGGGCCACATCTGTGGGGCCTCGCTGGTGTCAGCAAACTGGCTGGTGTCAGCAGCACACTGCTTCCTACCACTGCAAGGCATCAG GTATTCAGACCCCAGCCTATGGACAGCCTACCTGGGGCTGACTGACCAAGGTGACCGCAGCGGCCCCAACGTGCAAACCCGCAAAATCAAGAGCATCATCTCCCACCCCTTCTTCAATGACTACACCTATGACTATGacattgctgtgctggagctgcagagccctgtcACCTTCACGGCCGTCGTCCAGCCCATTTGCCTGCCCGATGCCACCCACAACTTCCCTGTGGGCAAGGACCTGTGGGTGACTGGATGGGGAGCAACTGCAGAAGGAG GCACGGGAGCCTCCAtcctgcagaaggcagagatCCGGCTCATCAACCAGACTGTGTGTAACCAGCTCCTGACAGACCAGCTGACGCCACGCATGATGTGCGTGGGGATCCTGACCGGTGGTGTGGATGCCTGCCAG GGAGACTCTGGGGGGCCCCTGGTCAGTGTGGAGCCCAGTAGTCGGATGTTCCTGGCCGGCGTGGTGAGCTGGGGCGATGGCTGTGCCCAGAGGAACAAACCTGGGGTGTACAGCCGGCTCACGAGCCTCCGAGATTGGATCCAGGAGCACACAGGCCTCTAG
- the ST14 gene encoding suppressor of tumorigenicity 14 protein isoform X9: MNNLDEGVEFLPAMNSKKMEKRGPRRQVVVTVLIIVFLLVSLTTGLLFWHFKYRNTPVQKVFNGHLRVLNWEFLDAYENSSSPEFSMLAKKVKSTVEEIYKNHADIGPYHKETVITAFSEGSVIAYYWSEFLVPKYREESLDRAMADKQSLVQRWNPRLRNPMLKVESVIAFPVDPSIAHSARDNSCMFSLHAKEGEVTSFTTPGFPNSPYPNNALCYWALRADASSSISLTFKTLELEPCRDDSDYIKVYDSLSPVEPHALVRLCGNYAPSYNLTFLSSQNVMLVTLVTNKEGRFPGFKAEFFQLPKMKACGETLKGESGTFTTPYYPAHYPPDMDCVWNIEVPSIKNVKVRFNMFFVLEPGIPVSSCTKDYVQINGTRYCGERSQFVVASTTNKIELRFHSDQSYTDTGFSAEFLSYDSSDPCPGKFTCNTGRCIDRSMRCDGWLDCVDGSDERSCTCTEQQFKCQNGWCKPRFWVCDNVNDCGDNSDELQCSCSADSFKCNNGKCVPSTQKCDGKDDCEDGSDEGSCSTAGQTTVPCKEYTYKCRSGHCISKQNPECDGEQDCEDHSDEDNCNCGLRSYVRKSRIVGGQNSDVGEWPWQVSLHVKGQGHICGASLVSANWLVSAAHCFLPLQGIRYSDPSLWTAYLGLTDQGDRSGPNVQTRKIKSIISHPFFNDYTYDYDIAVLELQSPVTFTAVVQPICLPDATHNFPVGKDLWVTGWGATAEGGTGASILQKAEIRLINQTVCNQLLTDQLTPRMMCVGILTGGVDACQGDSGGPLVSVEPSSRMFLAGVVSWGDGCAQRNKPGVYSRLTSLRDWIQEHTGL; the protein is encoded by the exons ATGAACAACCTGGACGAAGGGGTGGAGTTCCTCCCTGCCATGAACTCCAAGAAGATGGAGAAACGCGGCCCAAGGCGGCAGGTGGTCGTTACTGTCCTGAtcattgtttttctgcttgtctCCCTCACCACTGGCCTCCTGTTTTGGCACTTCAAAT ATAGGAACACACCTGTCCAGAAGGTTTTCAATGGTCACTTGCGGGTTctgaactgggaattcctggatgCCTATGAGAACTCCAGCTCTCCAGAGTTCAGTATGCTGGCCAAGAAGGTGAAGAGCACG GTGGAGGAGATCTACAAGAATCATGCTGATATTGGTCCTTACCACAAAGAGACAGTAATCACTGCCTTCAG TGAAGGCAGTGTCATTGCCTACTACTGGTCAGAATTCCTTGTGCCCAAATATCGGGAAGAGAGCCTGGACAGGGCAATGGCTGACAAGCAGAGTCTGGTGCAGAGGTGGAACCCCCGCCTGAGAAACCCCATGCTGAAGGTGGAGTCAGTCATTGCTTTCC ctgtggaCCCCAGCATAGCTCACTCTGCCCGGGACA ACAGCTGCATGTTCTCCCTTCATGCCAAGGAAGGGGAGGTCACCAGTTTCACCACGCCGGGCTTCCCCAACAGCCCATACCCCAACAATGCCCTCTGCTACTGGGCATTGAGGGCAGATGCCAGTTCCAGCATCAGTCTCACCTTTAAGACCTTGGAGCTGGAGCCATGCAGAGATGACAGTGACTACATCAAGGTGTACGACTCTCTGAGCCCTGTGGAGCCCCACGCCTTGGTTAG GCTTTGTGGGAATTATGCCCCATCCTATAACCTGACCTTCCTGTCCTCCCAGAACGTCATGCTAGTCACATTGGTTACCAACAAGGAGGGGCGATTCCCTGGCTTTAAGGCTGAGTTCTTCCAGCTCCCAAAGATGAAAG CCTGCGGTGAGACCCTGAAGGGAGAGAGTGGCACCTTCACAACTCCCTATTACCCAGCACACTACCCCCCAGACATGGACTGTGTCTGGAACATTGAG GTTCCCTCTATAAAGAATGTGAAGGTGCGTTTCAACATGTTCTTTGTGCTGGAGCCTGGGATCCCAGTCAGCTCCTGCACCAAAGACTATGTGCAGATCAACGGCACAAG gtACTGTGGGGAGCGCTCCCAGTTTGTGGTGGCCAGTACCACCAACAAAATCGAGCTCCGGTTCCACTCAGACCAATCCTACACAGACACAGGCTTCTCTGCGGAGTTCCTGTCCTATGACTCCAGTGACC cctgccctggcaAGTTCACTTGCAATACTGGCCGCTGCATCGACAGGAGCATGCGCTGCGATGGGTGGCTGGACTGCGTGGACGGCAGTGATGAGAGGTCTTGTA cctgTACCGAGCAGCAGTTCAAGTGCCAGAACGGCTGGTGCAAGCCCAGGTTCTGGGTCTGTGACAACGTGAACGACTGCGGTGACAACAGCGATGAGCTACAGTGCA gctgttCAGCTGACAGCTTCAAGTGCAACAATGGGAAGTgtgtccccagcacacagaaatgtGATGGCAAGGATGACTGTGAGGACGGGAGTGAtgaaggcagctgcagcacag caggccAGACCACAGTCCCCTGCAAGGAGTACACATACAAGTGCCGCAGTGGACACTGCATCAGCAAACAGAACCCTGAGTGTGATGGGGAGCAGGACTGTGAGGACCACTCTGATGAGGACAACTGCA ACTGTGGGCTCCGGTCCTACGTCAGGAAGTCGCGGATTGTTGGTGGGCAGAACTCAGACGTGGGAGAGTGGCCATGGCAGGTCAGCCTGCACGTCAAGGGCCAGGGCCACATCTGTGGGGCCTCGCTGGTGTCAGCAAACTGGCTGGTGTCAGCAGCACACTGCTTCCTACCACTGCAAGGCATCAG GTATTCAGACCCCAGCCTATGGACAGCCTACCTGGGGCTGACTGACCAAGGTGACCGCAGCGGCCCCAACGTGCAAACCCGCAAAATCAAGAGCATCATCTCCCACCCCTTCTTCAATGACTACACCTATGACTATGacattgctgtgctggagctgcagagccctgtcACCTTCACGGCCGTCGTCCAGCCCATTTGCCTGCCCGATGCCACCCACAACTTCCCTGTGGGCAAGGACCTGTGGGTGACTGGATGGGGAGCAACTGCAGAAGGAG GCACGGGAGCCTCCAtcctgcagaaggcagagatCCGGCTCATCAACCAGACTGTGTGTAACCAGCTCCTGACAGACCAGCTGACGCCACGCATGATGTGCGTGGGGATCCTGACCGGTGGTGTGGATGCCTGCCAG GGAGACTCTGGGGGGCCCCTGGTCAGTGTGGAGCCCAGTAGTCGGATGTTCCTGGCCGGCGTGGTGAGCTGGGGCGATGGCTGTGCCCAGAGGAACAAACCTGGGGTGTACAGCCGGCTCACGAGCCTCCGAGATTGGATCCAGGAGCACACAGGCCTCTAG
- the ST14 gene encoding suppressor of tumorigenicity 14 protein isoform X1 — protein sequence MTLREGANHILEEHQFQGSPSFQTSALLSRCCSGYTETPRGGGGDSFYLDKLVAAGANRSFAGDCCHCMRDMNNLDEGVEFLPAMNSKKMEKRGPRRQVVVTVLIIVFLLVSLTTGLLFWHFKYRNTPVQKVFNGHLRVLNWEFLDAYENSSSPEFSMLAKKVKSTVEEIYKNHADIGPYHKETVITAFSEGSVIAYYWSEFLVPKYREESLDRAMADKQSLVQRWNPRLRNPMLKVESVIAFPVDPSIAHSARDNSCMFSLHAKEGEVTSFTTPGFPNSPYPNNALCYWALRADASSSISLTFKTLELEPCRDDSDYIKVYDSLSPVEPHALVRLCGNYAPSYNLTFLSSQNVMLVTLVTNKEGRFPGFKAEFFQLPKMKACGETLKGESGTFTTPYYPAHYPPDMDCVWNIEVPSIKNVKVRFNMFFVLEPGIPVSSCTKDYVQINGTRYCGERSQFVVASTTNKIELRFHSDQSYTDTGFSAEFLSYDSSDPCPGKFTCNTGRCIDRSMRCDGWLDCVDGSDERSCTCTEQQFKCQNGWCKPRFWVCDNVNDCGDNSDELQCSCSADSFKCNNGKCVPSTQKCDGKDDCEDGSDEGSCSTAGQTTVPCKEYTYKCRSGHCISKQNPECDGEQDCEDHSDEDNCNCGLRSYVRKSRIVGGQNSDVGEWPWQVSLHVKGQGHICGASLVSANWLVSAAHCFLPLQGIRYSDPSLWTAYLGLTDQGDRSGPNVQTRKIKSIISHPFFNDYTYDYDIAVLELQSPVTFTAVVQPICLPDATHNFPVGKDLWVTGWGATAEGGTGASILQKAEIRLINQTVCNQLLTDQLTPRMMCVGILTGGVDACQGDSGGPLVSVEPSSRMFLAGVVSWGDGCAQRNKPGVYSRLTSLRDWIQEHTGL from the exons ATTTCAGGGCTCGCCTTCCTTCCAAACCTCGGCTCTGCTCTCAAGATGCTGTTCTGGCTACACTGAGACACCGCGAGGAGGAGGCGGTGATAGCTTTTATTTGGATAAACTGGTTGCAGCGGGAGCAAACAGAAGCTTTGCGGGTGACTGCTGCCATTGCATGCGG gaCATGAACAACCTGGACGAAGGGGTGGAGTTCCTCCCTGCCATGAACTCCAAGAAGATGGAGAAACGCGGCCCAAGGCGGCAGGTGGTCGTTACTGTCCTGAtcattgtttttctgcttgtctCCCTCACCACTGGCCTCCTGTTTTGGCACTTCAAAT ATAGGAACACACCTGTCCAGAAGGTTTTCAATGGTCACTTGCGGGTTctgaactgggaattcctggatgCCTATGAGAACTCCAGCTCTCCAGAGTTCAGTATGCTGGCCAAGAAGGTGAAGAGCACG GTGGAGGAGATCTACAAGAATCATGCTGATATTGGTCCTTACCACAAAGAGACAGTAATCACTGCCTTCAG TGAAGGCAGTGTCATTGCCTACTACTGGTCAGAATTCCTTGTGCCCAAATATCGGGAAGAGAGCCTGGACAGGGCAATGGCTGACAAGCAGAGTCTGGTGCAGAGGTGGAACCCCCGCCTGAGAAACCCCATGCTGAAGGTGGAGTCAGTCATTGCTTTCC ctgtggaCCCCAGCATAGCTCACTCTGCCCGGGACA ACAGCTGCATGTTCTCCCTTCATGCCAAGGAAGGGGAGGTCACCAGTTTCACCACGCCGGGCTTCCCCAACAGCCCATACCCCAACAATGCCCTCTGCTACTGGGCATTGAGGGCAGATGCCAGTTCCAGCATCAGTCTCACCTTTAAGACCTTGGAGCTGGAGCCATGCAGAGATGACAGTGACTACATCAAGGTGTACGACTCTCTGAGCCCTGTGGAGCCCCACGCCTTGGTTAG GCTTTGTGGGAATTATGCCCCATCCTATAACCTGACCTTCCTGTCCTCCCAGAACGTCATGCTAGTCACATTGGTTACCAACAAGGAGGGGCGATTCCCTGGCTTTAAGGCTGAGTTCTTCCAGCTCCCAAAGATGAAAG CCTGCGGTGAGACCCTGAAGGGAGAGAGTGGCACCTTCACAACTCCCTATTACCCAGCACACTACCCCCCAGACATGGACTGTGTCTGGAACATTGAG GTTCCCTCTATAAAGAATGTGAAGGTGCGTTTCAACATGTTCTTTGTGCTGGAGCCTGGGATCCCAGTCAGCTCCTGCACCAAAGACTATGTGCAGATCAACGGCACAAG gtACTGTGGGGAGCGCTCCCAGTTTGTGGTGGCCAGTACCACCAACAAAATCGAGCTCCGGTTCCACTCAGACCAATCCTACACAGACACAGGCTTCTCTGCGGAGTTCCTGTCCTATGACTCCAGTGACC cctgccctggcaAGTTCACTTGCAATACTGGCCGCTGCATCGACAGGAGCATGCGCTGCGATGGGTGGCTGGACTGCGTGGACGGCAGTGATGAGAGGTCTTGTA cctgTACCGAGCAGCAGTTCAAGTGCCAGAACGGCTGGTGCAAGCCCAGGTTCTGGGTCTGTGACAACGTGAACGACTGCGGTGACAACAGCGATGAGCTACAGTGCA gctgttCAGCTGACAGCTTCAAGTGCAACAATGGGAAGTgtgtccccagcacacagaaatgtGATGGCAAGGATGACTGTGAGGACGGGAGTGAtgaaggcagctgcagcacag caggccAGACCACAGTCCCCTGCAAGGAGTACACATACAAGTGCCGCAGTGGACACTGCATCAGCAAACAGAACCCTGAGTGTGATGGGGAGCAGGACTGTGAGGACCACTCTGATGAGGACAACTGCA ACTGTGGGCTCCGGTCCTACGTCAGGAAGTCGCGGATTGTTGGTGGGCAGAACTCAGACGTGGGAGAGTGGCCATGGCAGGTCAGCCTGCACGTCAAGGGCCAGGGCCACATCTGTGGGGCCTCGCTGGTGTCAGCAAACTGGCTGGTGTCAGCAGCACACTGCTTCCTACCACTGCAAGGCATCAG GTATTCAGACCCCAGCCTATGGACAGCCTACCTGGGGCTGACTGACCAAGGTGACCGCAGCGGCCCCAACGTGCAAACCCGCAAAATCAAGAGCATCATCTCCCACCCCTTCTTCAATGACTACACCTATGACTATGacattgctgtgctggagctgcagagccctgtcACCTTCACGGCCGTCGTCCAGCCCATTTGCCTGCCCGATGCCACCCACAACTTCCCTGTGGGCAAGGACCTGTGGGTGACTGGATGGGGAGCAACTGCAGAAGGAG GCACGGGAGCCTCCAtcctgcagaaggcagagatCCGGCTCATCAACCAGACTGTGTGTAACCAGCTCCTGACAGACCAGCTGACGCCACGCATGATGTGCGTGGGGATCCTGACCGGTGGTGTGGATGCCTGCCAG GGAGACTCTGGGGGGCCCCTGGTCAGTGTGGAGCCCAGTAGTCGGATGTTCCTGGCCGGCGTGGTGAGCTGGGGCGATGGCTGTGCCCAGAGGAACAAACCTGGGGTGTACAGCCGGCTCACGAGCCTCCGAGATTGGATCCAGGAGCACACAGGCCTCTAG
- the ST14 gene encoding suppressor of tumorigenicity 14 protein isoform X4 has protein sequence MLWKLPDRIEIFQGSPSFQTSALLSRCCSGYTETPRGGGGDSFYLDKLVAAGANRSFAGDCCHCMRDMNNLDEGVEFLPAMNSKKMEKRGPRRQVVVTVLIIVFLLVSLTTGLLFWHFKYRNTPVQKVFNGHLRVLNWEFLDAYENSSSPEFSMLAKKVKSTVEEIYKNHADIGPYHKETVITAFSEGSVIAYYWSEFLVPKYREESLDRAMADKQSLVQRWNPRLRNPMLKVESVIAFPVDPSIAHSARDNSCMFSLHAKEGEVTSFTTPGFPNSPYPNNALCYWALRADASSSISLTFKTLELEPCRDDSDYIKVYDSLSPVEPHALVRLCGNYAPSYNLTFLSSQNVMLVTLVTNKEGRFPGFKAEFFQLPKMKACGETLKGESGTFTTPYYPAHYPPDMDCVWNIEVPSIKNVKVRFNMFFVLEPGIPVSSCTKDYVQINGTRYCGERSQFVVASTTNKIELRFHSDQSYTDTGFSAEFLSYDSSDPCPGKFTCNTGRCIDRSMRCDGWLDCVDGSDERSCTCTEQQFKCQNGWCKPRFWVCDNVNDCGDNSDELQCSCSADSFKCNNGKCVPSTQKCDGKDDCEDGSDEGSCSTAGQTTVPCKEYTYKCRSGHCISKQNPECDGEQDCEDHSDEDNCNCGLRSYVRKSRIVGGQNSDVGEWPWQVSLHVKGQGHICGASLVSANWLVSAAHCFLPLQGIRYSDPSLWTAYLGLTDQGDRSGPNVQTRKIKSIISHPFFNDYTYDYDIAVLELQSPVTFTAVVQPICLPDATHNFPVGKDLWVTGWGATAEGGTGASILQKAEIRLINQTVCNQLLTDQLTPRMMCVGILTGGVDACQGDSGGPLVSVEPSSRMFLAGVVSWGDGCAQRNKPGVYSRLTSLRDWIQEHTGL, from the exons ATGCTTTGGAAGTTGCCGGACCGGATTGAAAT ATTTCAGGGCTCGCCTTCCTTCCAAACCTCGGCTCTGCTCTCAAGATGCTGTTCTGGCTACACTGAGACACCGCGAGGAGGAGGCGGTGATAGCTTTTATTTGGATAAACTGGTTGCAGCGGGAGCAAACAGAAGCTTTGCGGGTGACTGCTGCCATTGCATGCGG gaCATGAACAACCTGGACGAAGGGGTGGAGTTCCTCCCTGCCATGAACTCCAAGAAGATGGAGAAACGCGGCCCAAGGCGGCAGGTGGTCGTTACTGTCCTGAtcattgtttttctgcttgtctCCCTCACCACTGGCCTCCTGTTTTGGCACTTCAAAT ATAGGAACACACCTGTCCAGAAGGTTTTCAATGGTCACTTGCGGGTTctgaactgggaattcctggatgCCTATGAGAACTCCAGCTCTCCAGAGTTCAGTATGCTGGCCAAGAAGGTGAAGAGCACG GTGGAGGAGATCTACAAGAATCATGCTGATATTGGTCCTTACCACAAAGAGACAGTAATCACTGCCTTCAG TGAAGGCAGTGTCATTGCCTACTACTGGTCAGAATTCCTTGTGCCCAAATATCGGGAAGAGAGCCTGGACAGGGCAATGGCTGACAAGCAGAGTCTGGTGCAGAGGTGGAACCCCCGCCTGAGAAACCCCATGCTGAAGGTGGAGTCAGTCATTGCTTTCC ctgtggaCCCCAGCATAGCTCACTCTGCCCGGGACA ACAGCTGCATGTTCTCCCTTCATGCCAAGGAAGGGGAGGTCACCAGTTTCACCACGCCGGGCTTCCCCAACAGCCCATACCCCAACAATGCCCTCTGCTACTGGGCATTGAGGGCAGATGCCAGTTCCAGCATCAGTCTCACCTTTAAGACCTTGGAGCTGGAGCCATGCAGAGATGACAGTGACTACATCAAGGTGTACGACTCTCTGAGCCCTGTGGAGCCCCACGCCTTGGTTAG GCTTTGTGGGAATTATGCCCCATCCTATAACCTGACCTTCCTGTCCTCCCAGAACGTCATGCTAGTCACATTGGTTACCAACAAGGAGGGGCGATTCCCTGGCTTTAAGGCTGAGTTCTTCCAGCTCCCAAAGATGAAAG CCTGCGGTGAGACCCTGAAGGGAGAGAGTGGCACCTTCACAACTCCCTATTACCCAGCACACTACCCCCCAGACATGGACTGTGTCTGGAACATTGAG GTTCCCTCTATAAAGAATGTGAAGGTGCGTTTCAACATGTTCTTTGTGCTGGAGCCTGGGATCCCAGTCAGCTCCTGCACCAAAGACTATGTGCAGATCAACGGCACAAG gtACTGTGGGGAGCGCTCCCAGTTTGTGGTGGCCAGTACCACCAACAAAATCGAGCTCCGGTTCCACTCAGACCAATCCTACACAGACACAGGCTTCTCTGCGGAGTTCCTGTCCTATGACTCCAGTGACC cctgccctggcaAGTTCACTTGCAATACTGGCCGCTGCATCGACAGGAGCATGCGCTGCGATGGGTGGCTGGACTGCGTGGACGGCAGTGATGAGAGGTCTTGTA cctgTACCGAGCAGCAGTTCAAGTGCCAGAACGGCTGGTGCAAGCCCAGGTTCTGGGTCTGTGACAACGTGAACGACTGCGGTGACAACAGCGATGAGCTACAGTGCA gctgttCAGCTGACAGCTTCAAGTGCAACAATGGGAAGTgtgtccccagcacacagaaatgtGATGGCAAGGATGACTGTGAGGACGGGAGTGAtgaaggcagctgcagcacag caggccAGACCACAGTCCCCTGCAAGGAGTACACATACAAGTGCCGCAGTGGACACTGCATCAGCAAACAGAACCCTGAGTGTGATGGGGAGCAGGACTGTGAGGACCACTCTGATGAGGACAACTGCA ACTGTGGGCTCCGGTCCTACGTCAGGAAGTCGCGGATTGTTGGTGGGCAGAACTCAGACGTGGGAGAGTGGCCATGGCAGGTCAGCCTGCACGTCAAGGGCCAGGGCCACATCTGTGGGGCCTCGCTGGTGTCAGCAAACTGGCTGGTGTCAGCAGCACACTGCTTCCTACCACTGCAAGGCATCAG GTATTCAGACCCCAGCCTATGGACAGCCTACCTGGGGCTGACTGACCAAGGTGACCGCAGCGGCCCCAACGTGCAAACCCGCAAAATCAAGAGCATCATCTCCCACCCCTTCTTCAATGACTACACCTATGACTATGacattgctgtgctggagctgcagagccctgtcACCTTCACGGCCGTCGTCCAGCCCATTTGCCTGCCCGATGCCACCCACAACTTCCCTGTGGGCAAGGACCTGTGGGTGACTGGATGGGGAGCAACTGCAGAAGGAG GCACGGGAGCCTCCAtcctgcagaaggcagagatCCGGCTCATCAACCAGACTGTGTGTAACCAGCTCCTGACAGACCAGCTGACGCCACGCATGATGTGCGTGGGGATCCTGACCGGTGGTGTGGATGCCTGCCAG GGAGACTCTGGGGGGCCCCTGGTCAGTGTGGAGCCCAGTAGTCGGATGTTCCTGGCCGGCGTGGTGAGCTGGGGCGATGGCTGTGCCCAGAGGAACAAACCTGGGGTGTACAGCCGGCTCACGAGCCTCCGAGATTGGATCCAGGAGCACACAGGCCTCTAG